From one Methylomonas paludis genomic stretch:
- the recB gene encoding exodeoxyribonuclease V subunit beta, which translates to MEMYEFDATRTELLPGINLIEASAGTGKTYAIAMLVLRFVVEREVDIKQLLVVTFTKAATAELKDRIRLRLAEARRVLAGEAADIDPALSRWLAGLSLDADTIRLRLDLALLDIDQAAIFTIHSFCQRILSEHALESGELFDCELTGDISAVRQNCADDFWRRQIYQRPVWQVSLLTARYATPDALLASLKGIVIQQTTYPDELDLDAQLDALQRLFGVAGQAAEQMAAILTAAWADGKFKDSYVKTFTDNYAALQAWLADPATQPVDVGWLSSAGITAGLNGKKFMPGKLKPSSEQQKQQYLQNLHLDSAVFDELQHGLQQLAVILRRALLEYLSEQLDKALQQNHSVSFDQLISRLSAALAGDKGRLLVKEIQQRFKVALIDEFQDTDHLQWQIFSQIFTPPHYLYLIGDPKQAIYKFRGADIFTYFAARDQAQHHYTLLHNWRSHPQLVAAVNRLFQRPAPFLSGQLPFHAVQAGRSAEDGQLDDTAPLVLWQLAKNPDGPEYWTAAKAGDILCQAVVNEILDLLINCSCQAGRQGRRPLQAGDIAVLVRTNSQAAAYQQALQAAGIPAILNSKQSVFASAQAQAVFIVLQAVAQPGHIAALKQALTLNWFALDGQGLYQLLQDETALDDWLSRFLTYHQLWQQQGLLVMLQRLLDCEQVEVHLSSEPQAERELTNLYHIMERLQQVSIDEHLTINKTLDWLRHAIQTAETHNNDEFQLRLESDADAVNIVTLHSAKGLEYPVVFCPNLWQSNGRKNRQEFIQCHENGVMIADLGSEHYAEREQQALAELQAEDLRLFYVAVTRAKYRCYLAWADLRSKEKANDSAMAYLLEFADMDFAAQSQVLQGLACQFPSRFQYRLINVDAQVLGRLQQPVSRALLACRPRRRVLFTDWQMSSYTALSALSLAEIPEFPLDKSAEPDDVAFSGQDLPKGAATGNVIHSLLENISFRQLAIRADISLQRNQALSRYGLRLDNPAILDDLLYQVVNSCLPVEPGFCLKDVDQQRCLQEMPFYLAMQPLHTQHINQVLAESPVYQSLSEKQLRGYLTGFIDLVCEYQGKYYIIDYKSNGLANYRPESLCYAMREHNYGLQYYLYTLVIDRYLRQRLPDYRYERDFGGVMYLFVRGMNIGLPGLGVYTDIPKRETLTKLSQVFFQET; encoded by the coding sequence ATGGAAATGTATGAGTTTGATGCAACTCGTACCGAGCTGTTGCCGGGTATCAATCTGATCGAAGCCAGTGCCGGCACCGGAAAAACCTATGCTATTGCCATGCTGGTGTTGCGGTTTGTGGTAGAGCGTGAGGTGGACATCAAACAGTTGCTGGTGGTAACTTTTACCAAGGCGGCCACTGCGGAGTTAAAAGACCGGATTCGGCTGCGCCTGGCAGAGGCACGCCGGGTACTGGCCGGCGAAGCTGCCGATATCGACCCGGCCTTATCGCGCTGGTTAGCCGGTTTAAGCCTGGATGCCGACACCATCCGTTTGCGTCTGGACCTGGCATTACTGGATATTGATCAGGCGGCCATTTTTACTATCCATAGTTTTTGTCAGCGCATCCTCAGCGAACACGCCCTGGAGAGCGGCGAATTGTTTGACTGTGAGTTGACGGGTGATATTTCCGCAGTGCGTCAAAATTGTGCCGATGATTTTTGGCGGCGGCAGATTTATCAGCGTCCGGTTTGGCAAGTGAGTTTGCTGACCGCCAGATATGCTACTCCAGATGCGCTGTTAGCCAGCTTGAAAGGCATAGTCATTCAGCAAACCACCTATCCCGATGAGCTTGATCTGGATGCGCAACTGGATGCGCTACAGCGTCTGTTCGGGGTGGCGGGCCAGGCCGCCGAACAGATGGCCGCCATATTGACCGCTGCCTGGGCGGACGGTAAATTTAAAGACTCTTATGTCAAGACCTTTACGGATAATTATGCTGCTTTACAGGCCTGGCTGGCCGATCCAGCCACACAACCGGTTGATGTGGGCTGGCTAAGCAGTGCCGGTATCACCGCGGGGCTGAATGGCAAAAAATTTATGCCGGGGAAACTCAAACCCAGCTCTGAGCAACAAAAACAACAGTATTTGCAGAATTTACACCTGGATAGCGCTGTGTTTGACGAGTTGCAGCACGGCCTGCAACAATTGGCGGTCATCCTGCGCAGGGCTTTGCTGGAGTATCTGAGCGAACAGCTGGATAAAGCCTTGCAGCAAAACCATAGCGTGTCTTTTGATCAGTTGATTAGCCGCTTGTCGGCAGCTTTAGCGGGCGATAAAGGCCGCTTGCTGGTTAAGGAAATACAGCAACGCTTCAAAGTGGCTTTGATTGATGAGTTTCAGGATACCGATCATTTGCAATGGCAGATTTTTTCGCAAATATTTACTCCGCCGCATTACCTGTATTTGATAGGCGATCCCAAACAGGCCATTTACAAATTTCGTGGTGCCGATATCTTTACTTATTTCGCGGCACGCGACCAAGCCCAACACCACTATACCCTGTTGCATAATTGGCGCTCTCATCCCCAATTAGTGGCAGCCGTCAATCGTCTGTTTCAGCGGCCCGCACCCTTTTTATCCGGGCAACTGCCATTTCATGCCGTGCAGGCTGGCCGTAGTGCCGAGGATGGCCAGCTGGATGACACGGCACCGCTGGTGTTATGGCAATTAGCCAAAAATCCGGATGGTCCAGAATATTGGACGGCGGCAAAAGCCGGGGATATTCTGTGTCAGGCAGTTGTTAATGAAATTCTGGACTTGTTGATCAACTGCAGTTGCCAGGCAGGTCGTCAAGGCCGGCGGCCATTGCAAGCCGGAGATATTGCCGTGCTGGTGCGTACCAATAGTCAGGCCGCCGCCTATCAGCAGGCATTACAGGCTGCCGGCATTCCGGCGATTCTGAACAGCAAGCAATCGGTATTTGCATCGGCTCAGGCCCAGGCAGTGTTTATTGTCCTACAGGCCGTGGCCCAGCCAGGACACATTGCCGCACTGAAACAGGCTTTAACGCTCAACTGGTTTGCCTTGGATGGGCAGGGGCTTTATCAGTTGCTTCAGGATGAAACCGCCCTGGATGACTGGCTTAGCCGGTTTTTGACATATCATCAGCTTTGGCAGCAGCAGGGATTACTGGTTATGCTCCAGCGACTGCTGGATTGTGAGCAGGTAGAAGTACATCTCAGCAGCGAGCCTCAGGCCGAACGGGAATTGACCAATCTGTATCATATTATGGAGCGGTTGCAGCAAGTCAGTATTGATGAGCATCTGACCATCAACAAAACCTTGGACTGGTTGCGTCATGCCATACAGACTGCCGAGACGCATAATAATGATGAATTTCAGTTGCGTCTGGAAAGCGATGCCGATGCAGTCAATATAGTCACACTGCATAGTGCCAAGGGATTGGAATACCCGGTCGTGTTTTGTCCGAATCTATGGCAGAGCAATGGCCGGAAAAACCGTCAGGAATTCATTCAGTGTCACGAAAACGGCGTGATGATCGCTGATTTGGGCAGTGAGCACTATGCAGAGCGGGAACAGCAGGCGCTGGCTGAACTGCAGGCCGAAGATCTGCGCCTGTTTTATGTGGCCGTCACACGCGCCAAGTATCGTTGCTATCTGGCTTGGGCGGATTTACGCAGTAAAGAGAAAGCCAATGATAGTGCTATGGCTTATCTGTTGGAATTTGCCGATATGGATTTTGCCGCCCAGAGTCAGGTGTTACAGGGCTTGGCTTGCCAATTTCCGAGTCGTTTTCAATACCGGCTGATCAATGTTGATGCTCAGGTACTGGGCCGTCTGCAACAGCCGGTTTCCCGCGCCTTACTAGCCTGCAGACCGCGCCGTCGGGTTTTATTCACCGATTGGCAGATGAGTAGCTATACGGCTTTGTCGGCACTGAGCTTAGCAGAAATACCGGAATTTCCGCTTGATAAATCGGCAGAACCTGATGATGTAGCCTTCTCCGGGCAGGATTTGCCCAAAGGAGCCGCAACCGGCAATGTCATCCACAGTTTATTGGAGAATATCAGCTTCAGACAGTTGGCGATCAGGGCGGATATCAGCTTGCAGCGTAATCAGGCCCTAAGCCGTTATGGTTTGCGGCTGGATAATCCGGCAATACTGGATGATTTACTGTACCAGGTAGTCAATAGCTGTTTGCCTGTTGAACCGGGTTTTTGCCTGAAAGATGTCGATCAGCAGCGCTGTTTGCAGGAAATGCCGTTTTATTTGGCCATGCAGCCCTTACATACTCAGCATATTAATCAAGTTCTGGCAGAATCACCGGTATATCAATCATTATCCGAGAAACAGTTACGCGGATATCTGACCGGATTTATTGATCTGGTCTGTGAATATCAAGGTAAATACTATATCATTGATTATAAAAGCAATGGCTTGGCCAATTATCGGCCTGAGTCTTTGTGCTATGCCATGCGTGAACACAACTACGGACTGCAATATTATCTTTATACCTTGGTGATAGACCGCTATTTGCGCCAGCGTTTGCCGGATTACCGATATGAGCGGGATTTTGGCGGTGTGATGTATTTGTTTGTGCGGGGTATGAACATCGGTCTGCCAGGGCTAGGGGTATATACCGATATTCCCAAGCGGGAAACATTGACCAAGTTGAGCCAAGTGTTTTTTCAGGAAACTTAA
- a CDS encoding C40 family peptidase has product MTYTQPILRHFQLLALIFILVQLFGCSSSKKLSLGPDTRSGTALHHKVVNDALQLQGQPYVMGGESPDEGFDCSGLVYYVYNKQGLKLPRDTWSLGNQLPSVQMDERQPGDLVFFSIGQRPLSHVGIYVGDDRFVHAASKHRGKVIVSDLKDPYWHHHFSAVRRPHSR; this is encoded by the coding sequence ATGACGTACACCCAGCCCATTTTACGGCATTTCCAGCTTTTAGCACTGATTTTTATATTAGTGCAGTTGTTTGGCTGTAGCAGCAGTAAAAAACTGTCTTTGGGGCCCGATACCCGAAGTGGTACAGCTTTGCATCACAAGGTGGTCAACGATGCCTTGCAGTTACAGGGCCAGCCTTATGTGATGGGTGGGGAATCCCCGGACGAAGGCTTTGATTGCAGTGGTTTGGTCTATTATGTCTATAACAAGCAGGGTTTAAAATTGCCGCGTGATACCTGGTCATTGGGTAATCAGTTGCCATCGGTGCAAATGGATGAACGTCAACCGGGTGATTTGGTGTTTTTCAGCATAGGTCAAAGACCGCTATCGCATGTAGGTATTTATGTGGGTGATGACCGCTTTGTGCACGCAGCCAGTAAACATCGCGGTAAAGTCATCGTGTCGGATTTAAAGGATCCCTATTGGCATCATCACTTCAGCGCGGTGCGTCGTCCACATTCCCGTTAA
- a CDS encoding NAD(P)H-dependent oxidoreductase, giving the protein MTINHQEILDAFWFRHACKEFDASRQITNTDFDLILETARLSPCSFGLEPWKFLVVQNPQLREKLKQHTWGGQKQLPTASHVIVTLLRKSRYMRYDSDYVQNFMRVVQQFPEEAIQARCRILEKFQREDFALLDQERYMSDWAGKQTYLPLANMMTAAALIGIDSCPIEGFEKTGVEQVLATEMGVDLQGWEVAYLLAFGYRKVEPARPKTRQSLTDIVEWF; this is encoded by the coding sequence ATGACCATAAATCACCAGGAAATTCTAGATGCGTTCTGGTTTCGTCACGCTTGCAAGGAGTTTGACGCCAGCCGCCAGATCACTAATACCGATTTTGATTTGATTCTGGAAACGGCCAGATTGTCGCCCTGCTCGTTTGGCCTGGAACCCTGGAAATTTTTGGTGGTGCAAAATCCGCAGTTGCGGGAAAAACTGAAACAACATACCTGGGGTGGGCAAAAACAGCTGCCCACTGCCAGTCATGTGATAGTGACGCTGCTGCGCAAGAGCCGCTACATGCGTTATGACAGCGACTATGTACAAAACTTTATGCGGGTAGTGCAGCAATTTCCTGAAGAAGCCATCCAAGCCCGTTGCCGGATTCTGGAAAAATTTCAGCGTGAGGATTTTGCCTTACTGGATCAGGAACGTTATATGAGTGACTGGGCGGGTAAACAAACTTATTTACCCCTGGCCAATATGATGACAGCGGCAGCATTAATCGGCATAGACTCATGCCCGATTGAAGGCTTTGAGAAAACCGGTGTGGAGCAGGTATTGGCTACCGAAATGGGTGTTGATTTGCAAGGCTGGGAAGTAGCCTATCTGCTTGCATTCGGTTACCGTAAAGTTGAACCAGCCCGACCAAAAACCCGGCAAAGCCTTACCGACATTGTAGAATGGTTTTAG
- a CDS encoding DUF5765 domain-containing protein, translated as MCWSGEASGVLAAAGLTTAVYVAYKGESKELWIPLTYFALMELLQAATYVYINLCDNPNNQVLTLLGYLHIAFQPFFVNMVAMYFIPESVKLKIRTTVYTLCAISSLAMLIKMYPFAWAGTCVPGTEGFCGVHTCSVSGEWHIAWQMPLNGLMSGPVEWLLGYNWGLHAFSYILAAFYLPLIYGSWRFVGFHYLIGPWISDVTTNDPNEYAAVWCLFSIALCVSVIKTPIRKHLHVKKWFFYEREVGDNL; from the coding sequence ATGTGTTGGAGCGGAGAAGCATCGGGCGTTTTGGCGGCTGCAGGCTTAACAACGGCTGTTTACGTTGCGTATAAAGGCGAATCCAAAGAACTTTGGATCCCATTAACGTATTTTGCTTTAATGGAATTATTACAGGCCGCAACTTATGTCTATATCAATCTATGCGACAACCCTAACAATCAGGTATTGACGCTATTGGGATATTTACACATCGCTTTTCAGCCGTTTTTTGTCAATATGGTGGCAATGTATTTCATCCCTGAAAGCGTGAAATTGAAAATCCGTACCACGGTGTATACCTTGTGTGCCATCAGTTCACTGGCCATGCTGATCAAAATGTACCCATTTGCCTGGGCTGGTACTTGTGTGCCGGGTACTGAAGGGTTTTGCGGAGTGCATACCTGCTCGGTATCGGGAGAATGGCATATCGCCTGGCAAATGCCGCTCAATGGCCTGATGTCAGGCCCAGTCGAGTGGCTGCTGGGCTATAACTGGGGCCTGCATGCATTTTCATATATTCTGGCGGCGTTCTATTTACCGCTTATTTACGGCTCCTGGCGCTTTGTCGGGTTTCATTATTTGATAGGCCCGTGGATTTCGGATGTCACCACCAATGATCCTAATGAATATGCTGCCGTCTGGTGCCTGTTTTCGATAGCATTGTGCGTTTCGGTGATTAAAACCCCGATCAGAAAGCACTTACATGTAAAAAAATGGTTCTTCTATGAGAGAGAAGTTGGCGACAACCTTTGA
- a CDS encoding FAD-binding oxidoreductase — MSKQILSSWGRVNQYEVETLALTSRFDDLSAADAGKTMLPYGNGRSYGDSCLNAGGTALQCRSLSHFIDFDPATGILICEAGVLLAEILEMVVPQGWFLAVTPGTRFVTVGGAIANDVHGKNHHVTGTFGCHVRRFELLRSSGEHLLCAPDSNADYFAASIGGLGLTGVITWAELQLRRIRSPWIDAETIRYTSLDEFFALSAQSDRDYEYTVSWVDCAGKGKSLGRGLFVRGNHAAVNPDQLYRPKTQTFPAVAPVSLVNALTLKAFNTLYYHKQIGKVSRQIQHYQPFFYPLDGLLEWNRLYGPRGFYQYQCVLPSQYGRAAVAELLQEIAASGMGSFLAVLKLCGDMQSPGMLSFPLPGVSLALDFPNRGADLHRLFTRLDSIVSTANGRLYPAKDGRMPGQLFRSGYPGWQGFSAYLDPRFSSSFWRRVVEDI, encoded by the coding sequence ATGTCTAAACAAATATTAAGCTCGTGGGGGCGTGTTAACCAGTATGAAGTGGAGACATTGGCGCTGACTTCACGCTTTGATGATCTTTCGGCAGCCGATGCCGGCAAAACCATGCTGCCTTATGGCAATGGCCGCAGTTATGGTGACAGTTGTCTGAATGCCGGCGGTACCGCATTGCAATGCCGTAGCCTATCCCATTTTATCGATTTTGATCCGGCTACCGGCATACTGATTTGTGAAGCCGGCGTATTATTGGCGGAAATCTTGGAGATGGTAGTGCCGCAAGGCTGGTTTTTAGCGGTGACACCCGGTACCCGTTTTGTTACGGTAGGTGGTGCTATTGCCAATGATGTGCACGGCAAAAATCATCATGTAACCGGTACTTTTGGTTGCCATGTCCGCCGTTTCGAGCTGCTGCGCAGTTCTGGCGAACATTTGCTGTGCGCGCCGGACAGCAATGCGGATTACTTTGCCGCCAGTATCGGCGGTTTGGGTTTGACAGGGGTAATCACCTGGGCCGAGCTGCAATTACGCCGTATTCGCAGTCCCTGGATAGATGCCGAGACTATCCGTTATACCAGTCTGGATGAATTTTTTGCTTTATCAGCCCAATCAGACCGCGATTATGAATATACCGTATCCTGGGTGGATTGTGCCGGTAAGGGTAAAAGCTTGGGCAGGGGCTTATTCGTGCGCGGTAATCATGCCGCAGTCAATCCAGATCAGCTCTATCGTCCCAAAACCCAGACTTTTCCGGCGGTAGCACCGGTGTCTTTGGTTAATGCTTTGACTCTGAAAGCCTTTAATACGCTGTATTATCACAAACAAATCGGCAAGGTCAGTCGGCAGATTCAACATTATCAGCCGTTTTTCTATCCCTTGGATGGGCTTTTAGAGTGGAATCGCTTGTACGGGCCGCGTGGTTTTTATCAATATCAGTGCGTATTGCCAAGCCAATATGGTCGCGCCGCTGTTGCCGAACTGTTACAGGAAATTGCCGCCAGCGGTATGGGTTCTTTTCTGGCAGTTTTGAAATTATGTGGCGATATGCAGTCGCCGGGCATGTTGTCTTTCCCTTTGCCTGGGGTCAGTTTAGCGCTGGATTTCCCCAATCGCGGTGCCGATCTGCACCGACTGTTTACCCGGCTGGATAGCATTGTCAGTACGGCTAATGGCCGGTTATATCCGGCAAAAGATGGCCGGATGCCAGGGCAATTATTTCGTAGTGGTTATCCGGGTTGGCAGGGGTTCAGTGCTTATCTGGATCCCAGGTTTTCATCGTCATTTTGGCGCAGAGTAGTTGAGGATATATGA
- a CDS encoding SDR family oxidoreductase yields the protein MRKVLIVGAASAIATATARLWAVSGDYLFLVGRNAQKLEVLAEDLRVRGCPKVEIYALDVNDFAAHGAMLDAAEQSLGGLDTVLIAHGSLPDQQQCQVSLELTLQEINTNALSVIALLTLIGNRFAEKHTGTIAVISSVAGDRGRMSNYVYGSAKAMVSTFSAGLRQRLQKSGVTVLTIKPGFVDTPMTAAFKKGLLWASADQVAADIVTAVNKKTAVLYTPFFWRYIMLIIKIIPEALFKKLSL from the coding sequence ATGAGAAAAGTTTTAATAGTAGGTGCGGCATCGGCAATCGCTACAGCAACGGCACGGTTATGGGCGGTCTCTGGAGATTATTTGTTTCTGGTTGGCCGCAACGCTCAGAAGCTGGAAGTGCTGGCTGAGGATCTGCGGGTTAGAGGCTGTCCTAAAGTCGAAATTTATGCCCTGGATGTCAATGATTTTGCTGCGCATGGCGCCATGCTGGACGCCGCCGAACAAAGTCTGGGTGGTTTGGATACCGTACTGATTGCCCATGGCAGTTTGCCGGATCAACAGCAATGTCAGGTTTCGCTTGAGCTTACCCTCCAGGAAATCAACACCAATGCGCTCTCGGTGATCGCTTTGTTGACGCTTATAGGCAATCGCTTTGCCGAAAAGCATACCGGCACCATCGCGGTTATCTCTTCCGTGGCTGGTGATCGCGGTCGCATGAGTAATTATGTTTATGGTAGCGCCAAAGCCATGGTCAGCACTTTTAGCGCTGGTTTGCGGCAACGCTTACAAAAATCCGGGGTAACAGTATTAACCATCAAGCCTGGCTTTGTCGATACCCCAATGACGGCTGCTTTTAAAAAAGGCTTGTTATGGGCATCAGCTGATCAAGTGGCAGCAGACATCGTCACGGCCGTCAACAAAAAAACAGCTGTACTGTATACCCCGTTTTTTTGGCGCTATATCATGCTGATTATCAAAATTATTCCAGAAGCACTGTTTAAAAAGCTTTCCCTGTAA
- the fcl gene encoding GDP-L-fucose synthase: MTDINQKIYLAGHRGMVGSAIHQQLLAAGYTNIVVRTHAQLDLTDQQAVRSFFVQEKPDLVILAAAKVGGIHANNIFPAEFIYQNLIMEANIIHESWQSGCQKLLFLGSSCIYPKFAPQPMPESALLTGILETTNEPYAIAKIAGIKLCESYNRQYGTDYRSVMPTNLYGQNDNFHLENSHVIPALIRKFHQAKIDNAATVSVWGSGNAKREFLHVDDMAAACLHVLNLDKAHYQSVTEPMLSHLNVGTGTDVTIKELAETIGKVTGFTGSISWDSSKPDGTPRKLMDTTKINALGWQPNIDLEPGLRATYQWFLDHQDEFKAK; the protein is encoded by the coding sequence ATGACTGACATTAATCAAAAGATTTATCTGGCCGGTCACAGAGGGATGGTCGGTTCAGCTATTCATCAACAATTATTGGCTGCCGGTTACACTAATATTGTGGTACGTACTCACGCCCAACTGGATTTGACCGATCAACAGGCGGTGCGCAGCTTTTTTGTGCAGGAAAAGCCTGATCTGGTAATTTTAGCGGCGGCCAAGGTGGGCGGTATTCATGCCAATAATATCTTCCCGGCTGAGTTTATTTACCAAAACTTGATCATGGAAGCTAATATTATCCATGAATCCTGGCAATCAGGTTGTCAAAAGCTACTGTTTTTGGGCAGTTCCTGTATTTATCCGAAATTTGCTCCGCAACCCATGCCGGAATCGGCTTTATTAACCGGAATTTTGGAAACCACCAATGAACCTTATGCAATCGCCAAGATTGCCGGTATTAAATTGTGTGAGTCTTATAACCGGCAATACGGCACCGATTACCGATCAGTAATGCCGACCAATCTATATGGTCAAAATGATAATTTTCATCTGGAAAACAGCCATGTAATACCGGCTTTGATCCGTAAATTTCATCAAGCCAAAATCGATAATGCCGCCACTGTCAGTGTCTGGGGCAGCGGCAACGCCAAACGCGAATTTTTACATGTCGACGATATGGCTGCCGCCTGCCTACATGTACTTAATCTTGATAAGGCGCATTATCAGTCGGTAACTGAACCCATGCTTTCCCATCTCAATGTTGGTACCGGTACTGACGTAACCATTAAAGAGCTGGCAGAAACCATAGGTAAGGTGACTGGCTTTACCGGTTCAATCAGTTGGGATAGCAGCAAGCCAGACGGTACACCACGTAAATTGATGGATACCACCAAAATTAACGCCTTGGGCTGGCAGCCTAACATTGATTTGGAACCCGGATTACGCGCTACTTATCAGTGGTTTCTCGACCATCAGGACGAGTTCAAAGCCAAGTAA
- the gmd gene encoding GDP-mannose 4,6-dehydratase, with product MRKQVALITGVTGQDGSYLAEFLLEKGYEVHGIKRRASLFNTARVDHIYQDPHIKDPKFYLHYGDLTDSSNLTRILSETKPTEVYNLGAMSHVAVSFESPEYTADVDGIGTLRLLESIRFLGLEKTTKFYQASTSELYGLVQEIPQRETTPFYPRSPYAVAKLYAYWITVNYREAYGMYACNGILFNHESPRRGETFVTRKITRGLSNIALGLEQCLYMGNVDSLRDWGHAKDYVRMQWMMLQQEKPEDFVIATGIQYSVRQFIDMAAQELGISLRWEGLGVEEKAYVAAISGNKAPGIQVGQVVVAIDPRYFRPSEVETLLGDPSYAKTKLGWEPQITLQEMIAEMVASDLQQAQQHALLKNQGYDVVVSKE from the coding sequence ATGCGCAAGCAGGTAGCATTAATTACAGGCGTAACCGGGCAGGACGGTTCATATTTAGCTGAATTCTTATTAGAAAAAGGCTATGAGGTTCACGGCATCAAAAGGCGGGCCTCGCTTTTTAATACTGCCAGGGTTGATCACATCTATCAAGACCCACACATCAAAGACCCCAAGTTTTACCTACACTATGGCGACCTCACTGACAGCTCCAACCTGACTCGGATTCTCAGCGAAACCAAACCCACTGAGGTTTACAATCTCGGTGCAATGAGTCATGTTGCGGTTTCCTTTGAATCGCCCGAGTATACTGCAGATGTGGATGGCATTGGTACCTTGCGCCTGCTGGAATCCATCCGGTTTTTAGGCTTGGAAAAAACCACCAAATTTTATCAGGCTTCGACTTCGGAGTTGTATGGTCTGGTTCAGGAAATTCCGCAACGGGAAACCACACCTTTTTATCCGCGCTCACCTTACGCAGTCGCCAAGCTTTACGCTTACTGGATTACGGTTAACTACCGCGAAGCCTACGGCATGTACGCCTGCAACGGCATCCTGTTCAACCACGAGTCGCCGCGTCGTGGCGAAACCTTTGTCACCCGCAAGATCACTCGAGGCTTAAGCAATATTGCTCTGGGTCTGGAACAGTGTTTATATATGGGTAATGTCGACTCCTTAAGGGATTGGGGACATGCCAAAGATTATGTGCGTATGCAATGGATGATGCTGCAACAGGAAAAACCTGAAGATTTTGTGATTGCTACCGGCATCCAATATTCGGTGCGCCAATTTATAGACATGGCTGCTCAGGAACTGGGTATCAGCTTACGCTGGGAGGGACTCGGCGTTGAGGAAAAAGCCTATGTTGCTGCTATTTCCGGAAATAAGGCGCCAGGCATCCAAGTTGGCCAAGTGGTTGTGGCTATTGACCCACGTTATTTCAGGCCTTCCGAGGTTGAAACTTTGCTGGGCGACCCCAGTTATGCCAAAACCAAACTCGGCTGGGAACCGCAGATTACCTTACAGGAAATGATCGCCGAAATGGTGGCATCTGATCTTCAACAAGCCCAACAACATGCTCTGCTAAAAAATCAGGGTTACGACGTCGTCGTCAGCAAAGAGTAA
- a CDS encoding YfhL family 4Fe-4S dicluster ferredoxin yields MALLISDECINCDVCEPECPNGAISQGEEIYIISADKCTECVGHHDTPQCIAVCPVDCISKDPENIEDKDSLYRKFVLLTA; encoded by the coding sequence ATGGCCCTGTTAATCAGTGACGAATGTATTAACTGTGATGTTTGTGAACCTGAGTGCCCAAATGGCGCTATTTCGCAAGGCGAAGAAATTTACATTATTTCCGCCGATAAGTGCACCGAATGCGTAGGTCACCACGATACCCCACAATGCATCGCTGTTTGCCCGGTTGATTGCATCAGCAAGGACCCCGAAAATATCGAGGACAAGGACAGCCTGTATCGAAAGTTTGTCCTACTGACAGCATAG
- the coaD gene encoding pantetheine-phosphate adenylyltransferase, with amino-acid sequence MNITAIYPGTFDPITNGHLDLIHRASKLFNRVIVAAASSHGKKPLFTLTERVDMINEVVMDFENVEVIGFDTLLVECAKNHHASVIIRGLRAISDFEYEFQLASMNRRLSPEIETVFLTPAEQYEFISSSMIREIAHFKGDVSSFVPFSVRERLIKKFSTER; translated from the coding sequence ATGAATATTACGGCAATTTATCCGGGCACTTTTGACCCAATAACCAATGGCCATCTTGACCTGATCCATAGAGCCTCTAAACTTTTCAACCGGGTAATTGTGGCGGCAGCCTCCAGTCACGGCAAAAAGCCCTTGTTTACCCTCACCGAAAGAGTGGACATGATTAATGAGGTGGTGATGGATTTTGAAAATGTGGAAGTCATTGGTTTTGACACGCTGCTGGTGGAATGTGCCAAGAATCATCATGCTTCTGTGATTATTCGTGGCTTACGTGCCATATCCGACTTTGAATATGAATTTCAGCTGGCGAGTATGAATAGACGCTTGTCGCCGGAAATTGAAACCGTATTTTTAACGCCAGCCGAACAATATGAATTTATTTCCTCGAGCATGATTAGGGAGATTGCTCACTTTAAAGGTGATGTCTCCAGTTTTGTACCGTTTTCAGTCAGAGAACGCTTAATTAAAAAATTCTCTACGGAGCGATAA